In Triticum urartu cultivar G1812 unplaced genomic scaffold, Tu2.1 TuUngrouped_contig_5577, whole genome shotgun sequence, one genomic interval encodes:
- the LOC125529399 gene encoding putative low molecular weight protein-tyrosine-phosphatase slr0328 isoform X1 (The sequence of the model RefSeq protein was modified relative to this genomic sequence to represent the inferred CDS: added 85 bases not found in genome assembly), which produces MSSAPPSHSLTRFTNPRTLARRPAMVAATVASPSTPAAYSSLAPNPTARDPVRTRRRTTHPLVAATNRHVHGRTVTSLRQIHPRDHFANPPRPVFVASAAEAEEMAAEASTPAPAEASAKPFAVLFVCLGNICRSPAAEAVFRNLVSKRGLESKFQIDSAGTIGYHEGNKADSRMISTSKKRGIEVTSISRPIKPSDFRNFDLILAMDRQNYEDILSSFDRWQHKETLPDSGPKKVKLMCSYCKRHTESEVPDPYYGGAKGFEKVLDLLEDACESLLDSIVAEKENISA; this is translated from the exons CCGTCGCGTCGCCCTCCACCCCCGCCGCGTACTCGTCCTTGGCTCCGAACCCGACAGCGCGTGACCCGGTTAGGACTAGGAGGCGCACTACTCATCCACTTGTGGCAGCCACCAATCGCCACGTGCACGGCCGCACTGTGACCAGTCTCCGCCAGATTCACCCTCGCGACCACTTTGCGAACCCTCCGCGGCCCGTATTCGTGGCGTCGGCGGCGGAAGCGGAAGAGATGGCCGCGGAGGCGAGTACTCCGGCGCCGGCCGAGGCCAGCGCGAAGCCCTTCGCCGTCCTCTTCGTCTGCCTCG GGAACATTTGTAGGAGTCCTGCAGCTGAAGCCGTCTTCCGGAACCTCGTCAGCAAGCGCGGACTTGAGTCCAAGTTTCAGATAGACTCTGCTGGTACCATAGGTTATCATGAG GGAAATAAGGCCGACTCAAGGATGATATCAACTTCCAAGAAGCGGGGGATTGAGGTGACCTCAATATCCAGGCCTATCAAACCCTCAGATTTCCGAAATTTTGATCTTATCCTTGCAATGGACAGGCAGAATTATG AAgacattttgagctcatttgaCAGATGGCAACACAAGGAGACTCTCCCAGATAGTGGACCCAAGAAG GTTAAGCTGATGTGCTCCTATTGCAAGCGGCATACGGAGTCTGAAGTTCCAGATCCTTACTATGGAGGCGCTAAGGGATTTGAAAAG GTACTGGATCTGCTGGAAGATGCATGCGAGTCATTACTTGACAGCATCGTGGCGGAGAAAGAAAACATTTCTGCTTGA
- the LOC125529399 gene encoding putative low molecular weight protein-tyrosine-phosphatase slr0328 isoform X2 (The sequence of the model RefSeq protein was modified relative to this genomic sequence to represent the inferred CDS: added 85 bases not found in genome assembly), translating to MSSAPPSHSLTRFTNPRTLARRPAMVAATVASPSTPAAYSSLAPNPTARDPVRTRRRTTHPLVAATNRHVHGRTVTSLRQIHPRDHFANPPRPVFVASAAEAEEMAAEASTPAPAEASAKPFAVLFVCLGNICRSPAAEAVFRNLVSKRGLESKFQIDSAGTIGYHEGNKADSRMISTSKKRGIEVTSISRPIKPSDFRNFDLILAMDRQNYDILSSFDRWQHKETLPDSGPKKVKLMCSYCKRHTESEVPDPYYGGAKGFEKVLDLLEDACESLLDSIVAEKENISA from the exons CCGTCGCGTCGCCCTCCACCCCCGCCGCGTACTCGTCCTTGGCTCCGAACCCGACAGCGCGTGACCCGGTTAGGACTAGGAGGCGCACTACTCATCCACTTGTGGCAGCCACCAATCGCCACGTGCACGGCCGCACTGTGACCAGTCTCCGCCAGATTCACCCTCGCGACCACTTTGCGAACCCTCCGCGGCCCGTATTCGTGGCGTCGGCGGCGGAAGCGGAAGAGATGGCCGCGGAGGCGAGTACTCCGGCGCCGGCCGAGGCCAGCGCGAAGCCCTTCGCCGTCCTCTTCGTCTGCCTCG GGAACATTTGTAGGAGTCCTGCAGCTGAAGCCGTCTTCCGGAACCTCGTCAGCAAGCGCGGACTTGAGTCCAAGTTTCAGATAGACTCTGCTGGTACCATAGGTTATCATGAG GGAAATAAGGCCGACTCAAGGATGATATCAACTTCCAAGAAGCGGGGGATTGAGGTGACCTCAATATCCAGGCCTATCAAACCCTCAGATTTCCGAAATTTTGATCTTATCCTTGCAATGGACAGGCAGAATTATG acattttgagctcatttgaCAGATGGCAACACAAGGAGACTCTCCCAGATAGTGGACCCAAGAAG GTTAAGCTGATGTGCTCCTATTGCAAGCGGCATACGGAGTCTGAAGTTCCAGATCCTTACTATGGAGGCGCTAAGGGATTTGAAAAG GTACTGGATCTGCTGGAAGATGCATGCGAGTCATTACTTGACAGCATCGTGGCGGAGAAAGAAAACATTTCTGCTTGA